A genomic window from Alphaproteobacteria bacterium includes:
- a CDS encoding NAD(P)-dependent glycerol-3-phosphate dehydrogenase, whose product MRKVGIIGAGSWGTALAMVALRAGSSVKIFARAGKTVEEINNSHTNARYLPGVTLDPSLIATRELKDIAECDLIVLAVPAQAIRSAVKSIEPFITKPTLFVLASKGIELSSGKLMSEVIEEILPIGSCAVLSGPSFAKEVAGNLPTASTIAAEKSSEIDHVIDALGSRTFRLYGSKDMIGLQIAGALKNVLAIGSGFVTGKGFGENARAALITRGLFEMTQLGLSLGAKAETFMGLSGLGDLLLTTMGDQSRNMTLGKALGKGSSLSEIMENQNQVTEGVYTADSLQKIADKAGVEMPICTSIRRVLNGEISASDAVELLLSRPYGKEEVDFSQIKQSA is encoded by the coding sequence ATGCGTAAAGTAGGAATCATTGGTGCGGGATCATGGGGGACAGCCCTTGCTATGGTTGCACTGCGAGCTGGATCTTCAGTGAAAATTTTTGCGCGCGCTGGTAAGACGGTTGAAGAAATTAATAACAGTCATACCAATGCTAGATATCTTCCGGGGGTTACCTTAGATCCAAGTTTGATAGCAACACGCGAGCTCAAGGATATAGCTGAGTGTGATCTCATTGTGTTGGCTGTTCCGGCTCAGGCTATTCGTAGTGCGGTCAAATCAATAGAGCCCTTCATAACAAAGCCGACGTTATTTGTTCTTGCGTCTAAAGGGATAGAGCTTTCTTCAGGGAAACTTATGAGTGAAGTTATAGAGGAAATTCTACCCATTGGTTCTTGTGCTGTTCTGTCGGGGCCTTCATTTGCTAAGGAGGTCGCAGGAAACCTTCCAACGGCTAGCACGATTGCTGCCGAAAAGTCTTCTGAGATAGATCACGTTATTGATGCATTGGGGAGTCGGACTTTTCGACTCTATGGGAGCAAGGATATGATAGGCCTGCAAATTGCGGGGGCTCTTAAAAATGTTCTTGCCATTGGTTCAGGATTCGTTACTGGAAAAGGTTTTGGCGAAAATGCAAGAGCGGCCCTAATTACAAGAGGCCTTTTTGAGATGACTCAGTTGGGGTTAAGTTTAGGGGCTAAAGCAGAGACGTTTATGGGGTTGTCTGGGCTTGGAGATTTACTTTTGACGACCATGGGAGATCAGTCAAGGAACATGACATTAGGAAAAGCCCTAGGAAAGGGCTCTTCTTTAAGTGAAATTATGGAGAATCAGAACCAAGTAACTGAAGGGGTTTACACAGCGGATTCACTTCAAAAGATTGCGGACAAAGCAGGCGTAGAAATGCCTATTTGTACGAGCATCAGGAGAGTTCTGAATGGAGAAATTTCGGCAAGTGATGCGGTTGAGCTTTTACTTTCTCGGCCGTATGGAAAAGAAGAAGTGGACTTTTCCCAAATAAAACAATCTGCATGA